The following are from one region of the Biomphalaria glabrata chromosome 4, xgBioGlab47.1, whole genome shotgun sequence genome:
- the LOC129926029 gene encoding calsyntenin-1-like — protein MLRLLLLCIAASCCTGYGINRFKPVIWSKYSFQGKPVFFGLIRENETVVHFDPPLTAHDKDDIGFGQFVCAYHIHRSNPRFRKTIFPFEIVVVDKLIGLAVIRVKTGAAVSAKNKTYFKFAVSARDCGSPARVSDKAHVLIKVVSANDSVSFVRETYLAYVEEGHSPEAILTILPSDVERAVAFNSTCGYEILTPHVPFRLTLQGVLHNTEPLNHLLAKEYFFGVVAKNCRGDHSKPIFVKVVVTAKRNSSHAMASTAMDSGLMDHHLLGDAPELAQASNAHKVKLMMTVTVVTLGTIAVVVIVLLIIFKNRFSKSNYSDVYYDEEAIDLEWDNSTFDLLAPYAKRPRIV, from the coding sequence ATGCTTAGACTACTTCTTCTCTGCATTGCTGCTTCATGCTGCACAGGTTACGGTATCAACCGATTCAAACCTGTTATCTGGTCAAAATATTCCTTCCAAGGGAAACCAGTATTCTTCGGGCTCATCAGAGAAAACGAGACTGTGGTCCACTTCGACCCCCCGCTGACCGCCCATGATAAAGATGACATAGGTTTCGGTCAGTTTGTCTGCGCCTACCACATCCATAGGAGCAACCCGCGGTTCCGGAAGACGATATTCCCCTTTGAAATCGTTGTCGTGGACAAGCTGATAGGGCTGGCGGTGATCAGGGTCAAGACTGGCGCCGCTGTAAGcgccaaaaacaaaacctacttTAAATTTGCAGTGAGTGCTCGAGACTGTGGCTCACCCGCCAGGGTGTCCGATAAAGCTCACGTGCTAATTAAAGTCGTGAGCGCTAATGACAGCGTGAGTTTCGTCAGAGAAACCTACCTGGCGTACGTAGAAGAAGGCCATTCACCGGAAGCCATTTTGACCATCCTGCCGTCAGACGTAGAGCGAGCCGTGGCCTTCAACTCCACGTGCGGCTACGAGATTTTAACTCCTCACGTGCCTTTCAGACTCACTCTCCAGGGCGTGCTGCACAACACGGAACCACTGAATCACCTGCTGGCAAAGGAATACTTCTTTGGTGTTGTGGCGAAAAATTGTCGAGGCGACCACTCCAAACCCATCTTTGTTAAGGTGGTCGTCACGGCTAAACGAAACTCCTCCCACGCTATGGCCTCCACAGCTATGGATAGCGGCCTCATGGACCACCACTTACTCGGAGACGCCCCTGAGCTGGCCCAGGCCTCCAATGCCCACAAAGTGAAGCTGATGATGACTGTCACGGTGGTAACACTGGGCACCATTGCGGTGGTAGTCATTGTCTTGTTGATCATCTTTAAGAACCGCTTTTCGAAGAGCAACTATAGCGACGTTTATTACGACGAAGAGGCTATCGACCTAGAATGGGACAACTCGACCTTCGACCTCTTGGCCCCTTATGCCAAACGACCTCGAATAGTGTAG
- the LOC106078853 gene encoding bone morphogenetic protein 1-like translates to MSRSNSFVTCIAVTLVVFLSATMCRGFYNEQFLDPCKASGYLGDIAMSDEEYRSVLGLLLKSSNESDHDLQVEDPVIHTGEIKTNTGDKNELKELEDDMRSLKNSLHKKRAELKGKCPLKTKKDCKTYRAELRGKIKETRSKLKQLKKQINKLQKKRSVNSEMSISALQKLSDERKKKHSAKKTSKASRARRAATAKKDRLWDYGVIPFLIESNFSAANKALFQLAMRHWENYTCITFKDKEPEDENYIVFTERSCGCCSFVGRRGNGAQGISIGKNCDKFGIVVHELGHAVGFWHEHTRPDRDQHVQILYKNVMQGQDYNFKKLTSADVNSLGETYDYGSIMHYARNTFGRSTYLDTILPTKKPGVTVRPEIGQRVRLSPGDIRQANKLYNCPSCGRTLQESKDKFSHAPRPGQSETCQWRISATHGEKIVLNITKLDIPKSYSCENDYLEVRDGHYIKSPLLGRFCGDSVPETLTSGTRMWIEYKSRSGLGNGFEAQYEAICGGDIVKDEGFLSSPNYPEDYRPMKACVWKITVSEGLSVALKFQSFEIENHDDCLYDYLEVRDGQTESSPLIGKYCGFKIPEDIRSTGRHMYVKFFSDVSVTKAGFFARFVKELDECEGSDHGCDHTCINTLGSYRCECKIGYELHSDGKRCEKACGGYIYAENGTITSPSYPEPYPPNKHCVWKIVAPNDHKINLNFTHFDIEGHNQGCEYDSLSVDRGDNSNSKVHEVFCGSIIPAPVTSEHNTLRIEFKSDNSVQKSGFTATFMTDKDECIVNNGGCQHICKNTIGSYHCACHSGFSLHEDLHGCKEGGCQFDIKALNGTIVSPNYPEYYPSKSDCVWKFSTVLGHRIRLIFRSFEVEPHQECTYDHVAVFDGEDRNAPKLGIFCGAVLLDPVISSGNNMFMVFFSDASVQRKGFEVAHDSVCGATLEATTSPQTIVSHAAFGDHNYRNKEECDWLIEAKDGQNILITFTSFSLESENECRYDYLIIFEGPRDTDGIHKKLCHAELPEPIVTRGSSVLIRFRSDDTISRKGFAFTFQKHMPRPEGGEDEDMDFQWWSDAARPRDSA, encoded by the coding sequence ATGTCTCGGTCAAATTCTTTTGTGACATGTATAGCCGTCACATTAGTAGTTTTCCTGTCTGCCACTATGTGTCGTGGTTTCTATAACGAACAGTTTTTGGACCCCTGCAAGGCGTCCGGCTACCTGGGTGATATAGCCATGTCAGACGAGGAGTACAGAAGCGTGTTAGGGCTGCTCTTGAAAAGCTCCAACGAATCCGATCACGACCTTCAAGTTGAGGACCCAGTAATTCACACTGGAGAAATAAAAACCAACACTGGCGACAAGAACGAGCTGAAAGAACTCGAGGACGACATGCGCTCTCTGAAAAACAGCCTGCACAAAAAGCGGGCCGAGCTGAAAGGTAAATGCCCattgaaaacaaagaaagactGTAAAACGTATAGGGCTGAGCTCAGAGGGAAGATCAAAGAGACGAGAAGCAAGCTTAAGCagctaaagaaacagataaacaaGCTCCAAAAGAAACGATCAGTCAATAGTGAGATGTCCATTTCAGCTTTGCAAAAGTTGTCGGAtgaaaggaaaaagaaacaCAGCGCAAAGAAAACGTCCAAGGCGTCAAGAGCGCGAAGAGCTGCCACTGCTAAGAAAGACAGACTCTGGGACTATGGAGTGATTCCTTTCCTTATTGAGTCCAACTTCTCGGCTGCTAACAAAGCTTTGTTCCAGCTCGCCATGAGGCACTGGGAGAACTACACCTGCATCACTTTCAAAGATAAAGAGCCGGAGGATGAGAACTACATCGTCTTTACAGAGAGGTCTTGCGGATGCTGCTCTTTCGTGGGCAGGAGAGGCAATGGCGCTCAGGGGATCTCCATCGGAAAGAACTGCGACAAGTTTGGCATTGTCGTCCACGAGCTGGGCCACGCTGTTGGGTTCTGGCACGAGCACACCAGACCTGACAGGGACCAGCACGTGCAGATTCTATACAAAAATGTCATGCAGGGTCAGGATTACAATTTCAAGAAGCTGACATCAGCAGACGTGAACTCCCTCGGAGAAACATACGACTACGGCAGCATCATGCACTACGCCAGAAACACGTTTGGCCGCAGCACATACCTGGATACGATCTTACCTACAAAAAAGCCAGGAGTAACTGTTCGACCAGAGATCGGTCAACGTGTCCGACTCAGCCCAGGCGATATACGACAAGCTAACAAATTGTACAACTGCCCCAGCTGTGGAAGGACGCTGCAGGAGTCTAAGGATAAGTTTAGTCACGCCCCGAGACCAGGCCAGAGTGAGACTTGCCAGTGGCGAATCTCCGCCACCCATGGAGAAAAAATTGTACTCAACATCACGAAACTGGATATACCGAAATCTTACAGCTGCGAAAACGATTACTTGGAAGTGCGAGACGGACATTATATAAAATCGCCACTGCTGGGCAGGTTCTGTGGGGACAGTGTTCCAGAGACACTCACTTCCGGCACTCGCATGTGGATAGAGTACAAATCACGTTCTGGATTAGGAAACGGGTTCGAAGCCCAGTATGAAGCCATATGCGGAGGTGACATCGTCAAAGACGAAGGCTTTTTATCGAGCCCCAACTATCCCGAGGACTATCGGCCAATGAAAGCATGCGTGTGGAAGATCACCGTCTCCGAGGGTCTCAGCGTCGCCCTCAAGTTTCAGTCTTTTGAGATTGAAAACCACGACGATTGCCTGTACGACTATCTCGAGGTGAGAGACGGACAAACCGAGAGCTCCCCTCTTATCGGTAAATATTGTGGCTTTAAGATCCCAGAAGATATACGATCTACCGGTAGGCATATGTATGTGAAATTCTTTAGCGACGTCTCTGTGACAAAAGCTGGGTTTTTTGCGCGGTTTGTGAAGGAGCTGGACGAGTGTGAAGGCTCTGATCACGGCTGCGACCACACGTGTATCAACACGTTGGGCAGCTACAGGTGCGAGTGCAAAATTGGCTACGAGCTGCACTCCGACGGCAAAAGGTGCGAAAAGGCTTGCGGCGGCTACATCTACGCTGAGAACGGAACCATAACATCTCCGTCTTACCCAGAGCCGTATCCTCCCAACAAGCACTGCGTGTGGAAGATTGTAGCCCCCAACGATCATAAGATCAACCTCAATTTTACTCATTTTGACATAGAAGGGCACAATCAGGGTTGCGAGTACGACTCACTCAGCGTGGACCGAGGCGACAACAGCAACAGTAAAGTCCACGAGGTCTTCTGTGGGAGTATCATCCCAGCTCCTGTCACTTCCGAGCACAACACGCTGAGGATAGAGTTCAAGTCGGACAACTCTGTTCAGAAGTCTGGCTTCACCGCCACCTTCATGACCGACAAAGACGAGTGCATTGTTAACAATGGGGGGTGCCAGCATATCTGCAAGAACACCATTGGGAGCTACCATTGTGCGTGTCACAGCGGGTTTTCCCTTCACGAAGACTTGCACGGATGCAAAGAAGGTGGCTGCCAGTTTGACATCAAAGCTCTGAACGGAACCATCGTCAGCCCGAATTATCCCGAGTATTATCCCAGCAAGTCGGACTGCGTTTGGAAGTTCAGCACCGTCCTTGGTCACAGGATACGGCTCATATTTCGATCGTTTGAGGTCGAGCCCCACCAGGAGTGCACGTACGACCACGTCGCCGTTTTCGATGGCGAGGACAGAAACGCTCCCAAGCTCGGCATTTTCTGCGGAGCTGTTCTACTTGATCCGGTCATCTCCAGCGGTAACAATATGTTCATGGTTTTCTTCTCTGACGCCTCCGTGCAGCGGAAAGGCTTCGAGGTAGCCCACGATTCCGTTTGCGGGGCCACGCTGGAAGCCACGACCTCGCCGCAGACGATTGTCTCCCACGCAGCTTTCGGAGACCACAACTACCGCAATAAGGAAGAATGCGATTGGCTGATTGAGGCCAAGGACGGCCAGAATATCCTTATAACCTTCACTTCCTTCAGCTTGGAGTCCGAGAACGAGTGCCGATACGACTACCTCATCATCTTCGAGGGCCCGCGAGACACTGACGGCATTCATAAAAAGCTGTGCCACGCAGAGCTTCCAGAGCCCATAGTCACCAGGGGCTCGTCTGTGCTGATCAGGTTTCGGTCGGACGATACCATCAGCAGGAAAGGGTTCGCCTTCACCTTTCAGAAGCACATGCCCAGACCAGAAGGCGGGGAGGACGAGGACATGGACTTTCAGTGGTGGTCGGATGCTGCCAGGCCCAGAGACTCAGCATGA